TTTATAAGGCTATGTTAAAGCTCATTATTGATTTTGGCACTCTGTTGATTTGTGCGGAAGGCGCGAGACTCCTCGAAAATGCTACCGCATTTTCTTCGTGCGTGGGCAGATTCGAGGATGTAAATCAGTGTCCTGCAGGAGGACGGGACAGGGGAGACCCCGCAGGCGCGCTTTAGCGCCGAGGAGTAGGAAAAGCGGAAGCGCCTTGTACATCCCCGACAAGCGCTGGAGGGCCTGACGATGAAGTCGTTCTTTGACTTCAACGTTGGGACCGAAGCGTCTCGAGGGGCTAGGCGCTGCAGCTAGACAGGCTTTCCGAACCGCCTGCGGAAAGCGAAGCGCCTCGTGACAGTCAGAGACCGCCTGTCACTGCGGTGATTATTCAAAGAAGCTTTCCTTAGTGGAGCGCAAATCAACAGCCAAGTTTAACAGAGCCTTTTATAAAGATTTTCAATATCAACCTAATGATTATGTATTATTACGAAACAACGCTTTCAAAAAATGATTGACGAATTCACTTTATACGTGATATCCACTTAGGGTTAATTGATTTGTTTAATAAACAAATTAAAAAATGATTCACTACTATATTAAATAATAACCTTTTCACCTACTCTTTTTTATTTTTTTAGTAAGCGTAATCAATACTACATCTAGAACTTTCAGGAGGAATTATCATGGAGAATTATTTACCAATTATTTGGGTAGCTCTCGGGGTTGCCTTGCTTCTTTTCTTAAACATGAAAGTGAAATTAAACAGTGTCCTTTCTCTTTTAATATCTGCAATGTTTGTAGGTATTGCAAACGGTCTCACACTTCCAGATGTTATCGCATCGGTTAAAGCAGGCTTTGGAGGAACGCTCGGAAGTCTTGCGCTTATTATCGGTTTTGGCGCTGTACTAGGCAAATTGATGGTTGATTCAGGTGCGGCTCAACGAGTTGCAACAACGCTCTTAAATAAATTTGGTGTAAAATATGTTGAATGGGCCATTTTACTCGTTGGTGCGATCTTCGGGATCTCCGTATTTTATGAAGTAGCCTTTATTATTTTGGCTCCACTTGTGATAAGTATCGCGATTGAAGCCAAAACACCTTTCTTACGACTTGGTATTACAATGGTAGCAGCTGCTACTATGGCGCATAGTATTTTCCCGCCACAGCCTGGTCCGGTAGCGCTTGTAGACGCATACGGTGCCGACATGGGAATGGTTTATATTTTAGGACTTGTGGTTGTAATCCCTTCTGTCATATGTGCTGGTATCATTTTACCAAGATTACTACGTAACCTAGACCGCCCAGTGCCAGCTCTATTGAAAAAAGAAAAAGAATTCACGGAAGCAGAAATGCCAGGGTTTGCTATAAGTTTACTTGTTCCATTAACCCCTGCCATCATCATTACAGCTGCAACGATTATTAATTATTTTATCGAAAAAGGTTCAACTATTTATCAAATCGTTAACTTCTTCGGAAGTGCAGAAATTAGTATGATTCTAGCTGTTTTAGTGGCAATTTATGTGTTTGGTATTCGTGTTGGCCGGACAATGTCAGACGTCATGAAATCATTCTCTGGCGCGATTGAAGGAATTGCAATGATTGTCTTTATCGTAGGTTCTGGTGGTGCTTTCAAACAAATCATCTTAGACTCAGGTGTTGGTGACACGATTGCAGCTATGATGCAAAACACAAGTGTTTCGCCATTAATTATGGCTTGGTTCATCACAGCATTGCTTCGGATTGCCACAGGTACAGGTGTTGTATCAGCCATTACGGCTGCTGGTATCGTTGGTCCACTGATTCATACCTTTGATGTAAACCCTGTATTAATGGTGTTAGCAACAGCTGCAGGAAGCAACACGATTACACACGTGAACGACGCTTCCTTCTGGCTATTCAAAGAATACTTCGGATTATCCATTAAAGACACCTTCAAAACATGGGGCCTTCTCTTGTTCGTAAACTCGATTGTCGGCCTAGGAATTGTTTTACTTCTAAGCTTATTTATATAAGGAAGAATGCGCTGCAGTCTATTCAATGACTGTGGCGCTTTTTTTCCTTTTGTGTTTTTTCCAATTTGTCCAAGCCTCCCTTTTCAAGGATGCATACCTTAATTTTAAAGAATAAAGATTTTTATACATTCTTGAAAGGAGATTAATCAATTGCCAAAAGTTATGCATTTGAACCTAAGAGTTGACCCAACCCAATACATTCCTCAAATTCGTGATATTCCTGGGTATGATTATATTCATTTGGTGCGGCAGCCCAAGTATATGATCAATCTGCCTCTACTCAATGGGCAGGTTCACTACCTGAGTGAAATTTTCTCGCCCAAGGAATATGTGAGAAAAAATAAGATAGACCTCTTACATGCGCACCATGGTCAATTAGGTCAATTACTTCTTCCATTTAAAGAAGAAACCTCTCTTCCGCTCGTAACCAGTATTCGTGGCAGAGATGCAACTCTCGCGAATCAGCCGGTTGGCTATTTAGATGGTATGAAATTGCTTTTTGATCAAGGAGAACGATTTTTCCCTGTATGTCAGTATTTAGCCCAGCAAATTAATATGTGGGGCTGTCCTGCTGAGAAAATCCGAGTACTTTATGGAGGGGTTGACCTCGATTTATTTCCATACAGGGCGCCTAATCAAAATGGTACTCAAAACATAATTTCCATTGGAAGATTAGTAGAAAAGAAAGGCCACCATATCTTAATGCAGTCCTTTAAAAAAATTCAAGCGAAATTCCCAAAAGCTACCCTCACCATCATCGGCGGAGGAGAACTGGAAGAATATCTAAAATCTCTTGCCTCCCAGCTAAATTTAGGTACTTCCTTTCGTCTATTGAATCGTGTTCCGAAAGCTATGATTCCTGAACTAATGGGACAAGCTGATTTATTTTGCGCTCCAAGCTTAACGGCGTCAACTGGTGATGTTGAGGGAATCCCGAATACGATCAAAGAGGCTATGGCCACTGGTATTCCGGTCCTCGCAACCAACCATGCTGGTATTCCAGAGATCATCAACCATAACCAAGAAGGGATATTGGTACGGGAGAACGATATCGATCATCTTGCACAAGCTTTGGAATACATGCTACTGGACAGAAGCTCTTGGGATAGATTTTCTCTTAGTGCCCGTCAAAAGGTAGAACAAAACTTTGACCAGAATAAGCAGCTTCTCCTACAGTCTAAATACTATGATGAATTGTTAGGGGGATCATGATGGAAGATTTCAGATTAATAAAAGTGGCAAAGGGTCCAAAAACTCTACTAATCGACAACCCCACCAGCTATTCATTAATTGGAATGGGTGCTCAAGGAGCCGTCTTTAAACTATCAGAGGAGCGTTGTGTGAAAATTTACAGCAGCACCCTTCAAGCTCAAATGGAATTAGAAGCATTAAAAACTGGGCAGCACTTATCTTTTTTCCCGCGTTTATATGGCTATGGTGATAACTATATCGTCATGGAATACTTTAATGCTCCCACATTAAAGGAATACCTCCGGAATTGCACCTATATCCCGGAATCCTTTACTAGAAAACTTCTTTATATTTTAAATGAAATGAAAAAGGCACAATTCACAATGGTCGACGCCCCGCTTAGACACATCTTCGTCCTTGAAAATGAAGAATTGAAAGTAATTGATCATGTGAATGCCTTCAAACGAATTCATCCCGTACCGCTAAAATTATTGAGAGATTTAAATATGATGCTGCTTAAAGAATCCTTTCTATCTCAAGTTAGAAAGATGGAACGAGAAACATATGAAATATGGCAGCAATATTTTAAAGTAAACAAATTAGATTATCGGAACATCCCCGTATATTCGGGAGGAGATGGCGAAGGAGTAAAAGTAGATAGCGCCATTTCGCAAACATTGATTGGAGCAGGCCACCAAGGTGCGGTCTATCGTATAGCAGAAGATAAATGTGTGAAGATTTATGGAAAGCCGGAACATTGTGCCTTGGAAACAAAAGTTTTATTGTCTAATCAAAAATTATCATTTATTCCCAAGGTTTATGAAAAGGGAGAAAATTATGTTGTAATGGAATATTTAGTGGGACCAGATCTAAACACATTTCTAAAAAAACAATCCACACTTCCATTGAGCGTGACTAAACAATTACTAGACATTCTAACATCCCAGAAACAAGCAGGATATAAACAAATCGATGCACCCCTACGGCATGTTTTTGTTACCAACAAAGGGTTTAAAATGGTCGACCACGTGTTCTCATTCTGGTTCATACAAAAAAGACCACTAGAACTATTTCAAAATCTTCATGAAAGAGGATTCCTTGACGCTTTCCTTGAGCAAGTAGAGACTCTTGATCCTGTCACACATGCTGAATGGACGAAAACACCTATCCCACTCACAGAGGAAGAAGCGCAATTGGAGATAAAGAAAATACCCACTGAGGAAAAAGGAAAAAGAGACCAAGGTCGTAATAGAGACGATCACCGTAAAAATGATCGTGACCATAAAAGAGGCAATGACCGTAATAAGGGACACAATCAAAAAAAAGAGCATCGGCATAATAGGGAGCACGACCATAACAGAAACCGGGGTCATAATAAGGAGCATGATCGAAAAAATCGATCCGGTAGAAGAAAATGAACATTTTAGTGACAGGAGCAGCAGGTTTTATTGGGTTCCATCTTTCTAAACGTTTGTTAGCTGAAGATTATCATGTAATCGGTGTGGACAACCTAAATGAATATTACGATGTTCGTTTAAAAAAAGAGCGGCTAAGGCAATTACAAGATAACAAGAAGTTTACCTTTTATAAAGTAGATTTGGCTGATTCAGAATCATTAAACCAAATATTTGAGAGTTACTCCATTCCAATTGTGATCAATTTAGCTGCTCAAGCTGGAGTCCGTTATAGTCTTACCCATCCACATTCCTATGTTCATTCCAATTTAGTAGGCTTTGTAAATATTTTAGAGGCATGCAGGCATTATCAAGTGGAGCACTTACTTTACGCGTCGTCTAGTTCTGTATATGGAGCCAATACCAAAACCCCCTTCTCTACCCAAGACTCTGTTGATCATCCGGTTAGTATCTACGCCGCAACGAAAAAGTCAAATGAATTAATGGCCCACACATACAGTCACTTATTTAATATCCCGACTACTGGTCTTCGTTTTTTTACCGTGTATGGACCATGGGGCAGACCGGATATGGCCTATTACTCTTTTACGAAGGATATTATCGAAGGGAATACCATTCAGGTATATAATAATGGGGATATGCTTAGAGACTTCACGTTTATCGATGATATTGTTGAAGGAATCGTCAAATTATTTGATCATCCGCCGATACCCGATTCAAACAGAAACCTTGATCCCAGTACAAGTCATGCTCCCTACAAAATCTATAATATCGGCAACAACAGTCCAGTCAGATTGATGAATTTTATTTACACGTTAGAAAAGTTAATTGGCAAAAAGGCCAACATCGAATTTCTCCCGATGCAGCCTGGAGACGTGAAAGAAACCTATGCAGATATTACTGATTTACAGAAGGCAGCCGGATTCTCCCCCGCTACCCCATTAGAAATAGGATTAGATCATTTCGTAGATTGGTATAAAAAATATCATAAATAAATGCCGGAATCCCCTCTACTTGATGGAGGGGATTTTTAGGTAGAAGTGAAAAATCGTACTATTTTACTATTAAAAGCACAAGAACAAAGACAAACAATTCAGTATACTTATCCTGAGAAAGTCATTCATTTTTACTAGAGAGCAGGTTGATTGTATGTCTATTGGAAAAGTGATTTACTATCATCGAAGAAAGCAAAATAAGACGCAAGAACAGCTTTGCCAGGGCATTTGCTCGGTTACCCACTTAAGTAAAATTGAAAATAATGTAAAAGAAGCGAATCCTAAAACGTTACAGCTGCTGTGTGAAAGACTGCATATTTCCATCGAGGAAGAAAACAAAAAGAGCGAGTTAGTAAAGCATAAGCTGGATATTTTTTACGAGACCATGGAGCGGCTGAACCAAGACAAAGCAGCTCATTTTTTAAAAGAACTGCAGGAATGCAAGGAATATGTGCATTGTACCGACATGATTTATTTGTATGAATTATATATGCTGCGTTATTACCTGCTTCTGGATGATTTTTCAACCTTTGAAAAATCATCTCAAGGTATTCATAAATATCTCTCAAAATTTACTCCTTTTGAGGCCTATGTGTGGAATTTGCTTCAAGCCATCTATTATGGAAAAAAGGAACAATTTTCCCAGGCTCTCCTATTCCTGACTAAGATAGAAGAACAGGCAGAGCAATATCAGGCTAGGATATCAGAGTATTATTATTTTCGGTCAGCCTTGCACGGTCATTTATGCCACTATTCTTTATCGATCCATTATGCGTATAAAGCCATGCAGGTTTTTCAGCAGACAAACAATCTATTAAGAATGGTTCATGTCAAAATGATATTAGCTGTTAATTTCATTTATATTGGTGAATTTGAGAAAGGGAAAGAGAAGCTTGGACATACTTTAAGTGATGCAGAGATGCTTCAGGATACGGAAACGAAGGCACTTTCTTTACATAATCTCGGGTTTTTATATTATAAACAAGGGAAACTAGGAGAATCGCTAGACTATTATTCCCAGGCTCTTCAGCACAAAGAAAAGAATACGGCTTCCTATTATATAACCATTTCCTATCTGGCCGAGGCGCTTATTACTTTTTCACAAAATGAGCAGGCTGCTGAACTGTTATCAGAGGTATTAGATTCCTTTAAGGATCAAAAATCCCCTCGCTATATTGAATTAAAAATCCTTTATTTAGAAGCATCTGGTGCTAAGAAAACGCTGATCCAATATATCATTAAACATGGACTGCCTATTATCGAACATCAAATGAATATTGATAGAGGAATGAAATATCTTCAGATGGTCGCTTCCTATTATGAAGAAAAACAGGACTATGCTTCTGCCAACCACTATCTTCATATCTGCAATCAATACCTAAAGAACCTGCTAACGAACATTGGGTCACCCGTTGACCTAAAGAAAGCAGCAGTTCGATAGAATTATGTTTACTAGAATACTAGATTTACAGGGACAATGGCATGCAGCTATTGTCCTTTTTTGTCGAATTCATTAAATTGTCCCAAGTAAATGGTGAGGAAAAGCCATTACTTTTCATCTTAATCCCTCCCTCCTCCTTTATAATCCCACTTATGAACCGCTTTTTCAGTATAATTGTCCCAATTAACAGACAATTGAAATCCATCTATAGTTAAAGGTAGATACATAATTATTTTTTACTAGAAAAGGAGAATGCGAAAGATGGGCAAGCAAAAGTATAAAAAGTATTTTGCCATGATGATGACAACAGCTCTGCTAGCGGTCCCAACACTTCAAGCATTTGCTGATGATTCAAGCAATGCGAATGGTGACAAAGCTACCGTCACGAATCTGCAAGGAATTAATGCAAAAGCAAGTACAGGAAAGCATGTCATTACCCTCATTACCGGTGATGTTGTAACGGTGACAGAGCTTGCAGATGGACAAAGTGTGATTAACGTGGAACCTGCCACTAGTGGTGGTGGTGCACGAATTTTGACAGTGGACAAAGATACATATGTTATTCCGGATCAAGCAATGCCTTATTTAGCTTCTGGTTTTTTGGATCAGGATTTATTTAATGTGACTGCACTCATTAAAGATGGGTATGATGACGCAACACAGAAGACTTTACCTGTTATCGTGCAATATTCAAAATCAAAATCTCGTTCAGGAGCGTTACCAACACCAAAAGGTTCTAAAAAGACCCATGTACTTGAGAGCATTAATGGGGTTGCCCTTTCTACAGATAAAAAAGAAGCGAGTCATTTTTGGCAGGACATAACGAAAAATCAGCAGTCTGCAAAAAACTCAAAAGCATTGTTAGCGCCAGGAATTGAAAAAATCTGGCTGGATGGCCGGGTGGAAGCAACGCTTGAACAAAGTGTCCCTCAGATTGGAGCACCAACAGCTTGGGATTCCGGTTATGACGGAAGCGGCGTAAAAGTAGCCGTGCTTGATACAGGAATTGATGCGGAACATCCAGAC
This Neobacillus sp. YX16 DNA region includes the following protein-coding sequences:
- a CDS encoding gluconate:H+ symporter; the encoded protein is MENYLPIIWVALGVALLLFLNMKVKLNSVLSLLISAMFVGIANGLTLPDVIASVKAGFGGTLGSLALIIGFGAVLGKLMVDSGAAQRVATTLLNKFGVKYVEWAILLVGAIFGISVFYEVAFIILAPLVISIAIEAKTPFLRLGITMVAAATMAHSIFPPQPGPVALVDAYGADMGMVYILGLVVVIPSVICAGIILPRLLRNLDRPVPALLKKEKEFTEAEMPGFAISLLVPLTPAIIITAATIINYFIEKGSTIYQIVNFFGSAEISMILAVLVAIYVFGIRVGRTMSDVMKSFSGAIEGIAMIVFIVGSGGAFKQIILDSGVGDTIAAMMQNTSVSPLIMAWFITALLRIATGTGVVSAITAAGIVGPLIHTFDVNPVLMVLATAAGSNTITHVNDASFWLFKEYFGLSIKDTFKTWGLLLFVNSIVGLGIVLLLSLFI
- a CDS encoding glycosyltransferase translates to MPKVMHLNLRVDPTQYIPQIRDIPGYDYIHLVRQPKYMINLPLLNGQVHYLSEIFSPKEYVRKNKIDLLHAHHGQLGQLLLPFKEETSLPLVTSIRGRDATLANQPVGYLDGMKLLFDQGERFFPVCQYLAQQINMWGCPAEKIRVLYGGVDLDLFPYRAPNQNGTQNIISIGRLVEKKGHHILMQSFKKIQAKFPKATLTIIGGGELEEYLKSLASQLNLGTSFRLLNRVPKAMIPELMGQADLFCAPSLTASTGDVEGIPNTIKEAMATGIPVLATNHAGIPEIINHNQEGILVRENDIDHLAQALEYMLLDRSSWDRFSLSARQKVEQNFDQNKQLLLQSKYYDELLGGS
- a CDS encoding NAD-dependent epimerase encodes the protein MNILVTGAAGFIGFHLSKRLLAEDYHVIGVDNLNEYYDVRLKKERLRQLQDNKKFTFYKVDLADSESLNQIFESYSIPIVINLAAQAGVRYSLTHPHSYVHSNLVGFVNILEACRHYQVEHLLYASSSSVYGANTKTPFSTQDSVDHPVSIYAATKKSNELMAHTYSHLFNIPTTGLRFFTVYGPWGRPDMAYYSFTKDIIEGNTIQVYNNGDMLRDFTFIDDIVEGIVKLFDHPPIPDSNRNLDPSTSHAPYKIYNIGNNSPVRLMNFIYTLEKLIGKKANIEFLPMQPGDVKETYADITDLQKAAGFSPATPLEIGLDHFVDWYKKYHK
- a CDS encoding helix-turn-helix transcriptional regulator → MSIGKVIYYHRRKQNKTQEQLCQGICSVTHLSKIENNVKEANPKTLQLLCERLHISIEEENKKSELVKHKLDIFYETMERLNQDKAAHFLKELQECKEYVHCTDMIYLYELYMLRYYLLLDDFSTFEKSSQGIHKYLSKFTPFEAYVWNLLQAIYYGKKEQFSQALLFLTKIEEQAEQYQARISEYYYFRSALHGHLCHYSLSIHYAYKAMQVFQQTNNLLRMVHVKMILAVNFIYIGEFEKGKEKLGHTLSDAEMLQDTETKALSLHNLGFLYYKQGKLGESLDYYSQALQHKEKNTASYYITISYLAEALITFSQNEQAAELLSEVLDSFKDQKSPRYIELKILYLEASGAKKTLIQYIIKHGLPIIEHQMNIDRGMKYLQMVASYYEEKQDYASANHYLHICNQYLKNLLTNIGSPVDLKKAAVR